One segment of Plasmodium vivax chromosome 14, whole genome shotgun sequence DNA contains the following:
- a CDS encoding hypothetical protein, conserved (encoded by transcript PVX_123130A), whose amino-acid sequence MTRGNQREVDRIRSSKRNDKAKQNSTVKDASKNLNVICKLCRHSFMCTVNPSILKEHHEKKHAKHAYEDCF is encoded by the coding sequence ATGACGAGAGGCAACCAGCGCGAAGTGGACAGAATCAGGTCATCCAAACGAAATGACaaggcaaaacaaaacagcaCCGTTAAAGATGCCTCGAAGAACTTGAACGTGATTTGTAAGTTATGTAGACACTCCTTTATGTGTACAGTTAACCCGTCCATCCTGAAGGAACACCATGAGAAGAAGCACGCGAAGCATGCGTACGAAGATTGCTTCtga
- a CDS encoding hypothetical protein, conserved (encoded by transcript PVX_123125A) yields MSSATQLGISEREYEEALAVEKLFFLSSKERCTYCSSGKPTFVDTYNYEFICDKCSFRSKHKKRIGEDSISYYDVQKLEKKFGVASSSNYNSSSKHRRKSSSGHHHHHHHHHNNEKKSKSKSRHTSGKKHIEVVSDDNSSSYDYDDKMRKEKKKKKDKEKDRSGGDRDRDRDRDRDRDRDRDRRKDKHNKDRYKKKKKYDDSDEDFDDDFCLNDYDHTTPGMIGIMNSNNINNSDYKSNNMDNSFQDFDGSHMSYNQLGEGNFNDFGPPNGMNQGGMNQGGMNQGGMNQSGMNQSGMNQSGMNQGGMNQGGMNQGGMNQGGMNQGGMNQSGMNQGGMNHANHPFDSPHFAKDNYNSKYMNNSPNAEMVNAANNQLCLDDFNSHPFNNKMGYSNNFNMKLSEEGELAKMKYGNGGQPNGVQANGGLSNSHPGNSRAGNKSGNSNKINMHSYDPFDSNISSGADKNRYNNGAVDNLNYFNGSNFPNNQQGNMNNRLFLMNKRNSLNHNYNQQNSNANSMYSHFANTQNPYMMNNQNMINAKMLYDSNMNSSKNKNFHCSNPNSPFMLNGGISGGTVSSANNGNADNGSGALGSHNSNMNNAMAYCNQGNLNDRTKWHDNGSSSNAINSASGGNPSSNNNGGAHSADFSPVIVSDKNPFSLQNIISNKKKSPNYMNTMTDEMNRYMYK; encoded by the coding sequence ATGTCGTCGGCCACACAGTTAGGGATCTCGGAGAGGGAGTATGAAGAAGCCCTCGCGGTGGAAAAGCTCTTTTTCCTGTCATCCAAGGAAAGATGCACGTACTGTAGTAGCGGAAAACCGACCTTCGTTGATACGTACAATTACGAATTTATATGTGACAAATGCTCATTCAGAagtaaacacaaaaaaagaataggGGAAGACTCCATCAGTTACTATGATGTGCAGAAATTGGAAAAGAAATTTGGAGTAGCCTCTTCCTCAAATTATAATAGCAGCAGTAAGCATCGCCGAAAATCTAGTAGCGGCCATCATCACCACCATCACCATCATCACAATAATGAGAAGAAGTCCAAGTCAAAGAGTAGACACACTTCTGGGAAGAAGCACATCGAAGTGGTGTCAGACGATAACAGCTCTTCGTACGATTATGACgataaaatgagaaaagaaaagaaaaaaaaaaaagataaagaaaaggacAGAAGCGGGGGAGATAGAGACCGAGATAGGGACCGAGACCGTGACCGAGACCGTGACCGAGACAGAAGAAAAGACAAACATAACAAAGATAGgtataagaagaaaaagaaatatgatGACTCGGATGAAGATTTTGATGATGACTTTTGTCTTAACGATTATGATCATACCACCCCTGGCATGATAGGCATTATGAATTCCAATAATATTAACAACTCAGATTATAAAAGCAACAACATGGACAACAGCTTCCAGGACTTTGATGGGAGCCACATGAGTTACAATCAGTTAGGGGAGGGCAATTTTAACGACTTCGGCCCGCCGAACGGAATGAACCAAGGGGGTATGAATCAAGGCGGCATGAACCAAGGCGGCATGAACCAAAGCGGCATGAACCAAAGCGGCATGAACCAAAGCGGCATGAACCAAGGCGGCATGAACCAAGGCGGCATGAACCAAGGCGGCATGAACCAAGGCGGCATGAACCAAGGCGGCATGAACCAAAGCGGCATGAATCAGGGAGGAATGAACCATGCGAACCACCCCTTCGACTCGCCCCACTTTGCGAAGGACAACTACAACTCGAAGTACATGAATAATTCGCCGAACGCCGAAATGGTGAATGCCGCGAACAACCAGCTATGCCTGGACGACTTTAACTCCCACCCGTTTAATAACAAAATGGGTTACTctaacaattttaatatgaagCTGAGCGAGGAGGGGGAGCTAGCCAAGATGAAGTATGGCAACGGTGGGCAGCCGAACGGTGTGCAGGCGAATGGCGGCCTTTCGAATAGCCACCCCGGCAACAGCCGCGCAGGCAACAAAAGCGGCAACAGTAACAAGATTAACATGCACTCGTACGACCCCTTCGACAGTAACATCAGTTCCGGTGCTGACAAAAACAGATACAACAACGGGGCGGTGGATAACTTGAACTATTTTAACGGCTCAAACTTCCCGAACAACCAGCAGGGCAATATGAACAACAGACTCTTCCTCATGAATAAGAGAAATTCTTTAAACCACAACTACAACCAACAGAATAGCAACGCAAATTCCATGTacagccattttgcaaacaCACAGAATCCATACATGATGAATAACCAAAATATGATTAATGCTAAGATGCTATACGATAGCAATATGAATAGTTCCAAGAATAAAAACTTTCACTGTAGTAACCCCAACTCGCCATTCATGCTAAACGGTGGTATCAGCGGTGGCACAGTTAGCAGCGCTAATAATGGCAACGCAGATAATGGTAGCGGCGCCCTGGGTTCTCACAACAGCAACATGAACAATGCAATGGCATACTGCAACCAGGGCAATTTAAATGATAGGACAAAGTGGCACGATAATGGCAGCAGCAGTAACGCCATTAACAGCGCTAGCGGTGGTAACCCTAGCAGCAATAATAATGGCGGTGCGCACAGCGCAGATTTTTCCCCCGTCATTGTGTCCGATAAGAATCCATTTTCTCTTCAGAATATTATTTCCAACAAGAAGAAGTCCCCCAATTATATGAACACCATGACGGACGAGATGAATAGGTACATGTATAAGTAG